One Aegilops tauschii subsp. strangulata cultivar AL8/78 chromosome 7, Aet v6.0, whole genome shotgun sequence genomic window carries:
- the LOC109760033 gene encoding uncharacterized protein: MPPRRRGALGYRGVRQRPNGWYYSEIRSGDVRLGLGTFETAHEAARAYDVAAWCLGRSHLQMNFQDVYTLQQALDVAPPPRLITNQDRAEHAERQRRLLVAEEDEWAMAEWRRRHPEDVADEQAYWAEQTAKRRAERLDRRQRKALALSQCEIVENGGQSIFSANDPRWDDMWLDTSDQTSEDDDDDDDDDSE; the protein is encoded by the coding sequence atgccgccgcgccgccgaggAGCGTTGGGCTACCGCGGCGTCCGCCAGCGCCCCAACGGCTGGTACTACTCCGAGATCCGGTCCGGCGACGTCCGGCTCGGCCTCGGCACCTTCGAGACGGCgcacgaggccgcccgcgcgtacgacgtgGCGGCGTGGTGCCTAGGCAGGTCGCACCTGCAGATGAACTTCCAGGACGTCTACACGCTCCAGCAGGCGCTGGACGTTGCCCCTCCGCCTCGTCTTATCACGAACCAAGACCGTGCGGAGCACGCTGAgcggcagcgccgcctcctcgtcgctGAGGAGGACGAGTGGGCCATGGCGGAGTGGCGCCGGCGCCACCCGGAGGACGTCGCCGACGAGCAAGCCTACTGGGCGGAGCAAACGGCAAAGCGTCGCGCGGAACGGTTAGACAGGCGTCAGCGGAAGGCCCTGGCGTTATCGCAGTGCGAGATCGTTGAAAATGGTGGGCAGTCGATCTTTTCGGCTAATGATCCTCGTTGGGACGACATGTGGCTCGATACCTCGGACCAGACcagcgaggatgacgatgatgatgatgatgacgactcGGAGTAG
- the LOC109780707 gene encoding protein SMALL AUXIN UP-REGULATED RNA 51, which translates to MKEGGQKKNILAKTLQKCRSLGHRRQSAAYGGGGAGSSASAPASPRAADGRAAWAVPAGYFAVLVGPEKERFAVRARCANHPLFRALLDEAETEYGFAGCVGPLELPCAVDDFMEVMWEMEQGGGVASSPSCARFAGRGHHQQQQRHGYHLLSPGTFVVAGRS; encoded by the coding sequence ATGAAGGAAGGGGGTCAGAAGAAGAACATCCTGGCCAAGACGCTCCAGAAGTGCCGGTCGCTGGGCCACCGGAGGCAGTCGGCAGCctacggcggtggcggcgctggcAGCAGCGCCAGCGCCCCGGCCTCTCCACGCGCGGCCGATGGCAGGGCGGCGTGGGCCGTTCCGGCGGGGTACTTCGCCGTGCTCGTGGGGCCAGAGAAGGAGCGGTTCGCGGTGCGCGCCAGGTGCGCAAACCACCCCCTGTTCCGGGCGCTGCTGGACGAGGCCGAGACGGAGTACGGCTTCGCCGGCTGCGTCGGCCCGCTCGAGCTGCCATGTGCCGTCGATGATTTCATGGAGGTCATGTGGGAGATGGAGCAGGGCGGCGGCGTCGCGTCGTCGCCCAGCTGCGCTCGCTTCGCCGGCAGGggccaccaccaacaacaacagcgCCACGGGTACCACTTGTTGAGTCCGGGCACGTTCGTCGTCGCCGGCCGGTCGTGA